In the Wyeomyia smithii strain HCP4-BCI-WySm-NY-G18 chromosome 2, ASM2978416v1, whole genome shotgun sequence genome, one interval contains:
- the LOC129724265 gene encoding probable elongation factor 1-beta: protein MAFGDVKTAKGLEELNNFLADHSYVEGYVPSKADLSVFEALGKAPAGNNVHVQRWYRHIASFNAQERAAWGGQALPQVAGAKTTVAASAPAAAADDDDDVDLFGSEDEEESAEAAKLKEERLAAYNAKKSKKPVLIAKSSIILDVKPWDDETDMKAMETSVRSIEMDGLLWGAAKLVPVGYGINKLQICCVIEDDKVSVDELQEKIQEFEDFVQSVDIAAFNKI, encoded by the exons ATGGCTTTTGGAGACGTTAAGACTGCCAAGGGATTGGAGGAGCTGAATAACTTTCTAGCCGACCACAGTTACGTAGAGGG ATATGTTCCTTCGAAGGCTGATTTGTCAGTGTTTGAAGCGCTGGGAAAAGCACCAGCAGGAAATAATGTCCATGTCCAGCGCTGGTATCGTCACATTGCCTCGTTCAACGCTCAGGAGCGTGCTGCCTGGGGTGGTCAGGCACTCCCGCAAGTCGCCGGTGCCAAAACAACGGTAGCTGCCTCTGCTCCAGCTGCTGCTGCCGACGATGATGACGATGTCGATCTGTTTGGATCGGAAGATGAGGAAGAAAGCGCAGAAGCTGCCAAACTGAAGGAAGAGCGTTTGGCTGCCTACAACGCGAAGAAATCCAAGAAACCGGTCCTGATCGCCAAGAGCTCCATCATTCTCGATGTGAAACCCTGGGACGATGAGACTGACATGAAAGCGATGGAAACTTCGGTGCGCAGCATCGAGATGGACGGTTTGCTGTGGGGCGCCGCCAAGCTGGTCCCAGTTGGTTACGGTATAAACAAGCTTCAGATCTGTTGTGTCATCGAGGACGATAAAGTTTCCGTAGATGAACTTCAGGAAAAGATTCAGGAGTTCGAAGACTTCGTACAGTCGGTTGACATTGCTGCCTTCAATAAGATCTAA